One genomic window of Gemmatimonadales bacterium includes the following:
- the fdh gene encoding formate dehydrogenase, with protein sequence MTRRLLGRVREAVQRWPVARQLRGADGDAAVSDRTRGLHSRLQGTTAVTSICPYCAVGCSTLVHVREGQVVDIEGNPASPINHGALCPKGAGTFQYTVNPNRLTRVLYRRPYGTEWESVDLDWAMERIEQRFRESRERTWRDQDEKGQPLRHTAGVAFLGGAALDNEENYLIKKLCVGTGVVAVENQARIUHSSTVPGLGTPLGRGGASTFLRDLENSDCLLIMGSNFAECHPVGFRFVMLAREKGAEVIHVDPRFSRTSACATKYVQIRAGSDIAFLGGLIRYILASEPWNTDPFFKQYVRHYTNAATLIESEFQDVEELGGMFSGWQKDHYCPDTWQYKGLQRVINLADQQEEVCRMKTTQSWGLHAGRTIGDPPPQDETLEHPRCVLQLLKRHFERYTPEMVARVCGCPPEQVAATAEALLRNSGRERTSAVAYALGWTQHTNGPQIIACSAILQLLLGNIGRPGGGIQPLRGHATIQGSTDIPTLYDLLPGYLHMPTHLGIDADLDSYVWNEGGATGLWAYVREYMVSLLKAYFGDAATPENEFGYQFLPRIDRDCSHLPMFVDMHGGGIEGLFLMGQNPAVGGPNASFHRAAMGKLKWLVVRDLFLMESATFWRDSPEARAGETRPEDIGTEVFVLPAASVVEKDGSFTNTHRLVQWHDKAVEAPGDARSDAWFIHHLALRLKRSYAGSTEPKDRPVQALTWDYPTEGPHQEPIIEYVLREINGYTWAPTWEGRRQLTSRVDLKSDGSTACGCWIYLGVCTDSNRARAREADDYVSPGWGFAWPGNVRLLYNRASADPEGRPWSERKKYLWWDPAKNEWTGSDMPDFDPNKPPGDRGDLPAGGLAALPGDAPFLMKPDGRAWLFFPNGMKDGPLPTHYEPWETPVENALYPRQRQNPQTKHWDIPGNRYHKVGDPAFPYVLTTYRLTEHHTAGTMTRFNSWLAELQPEAFVELSPELATEHGITQGDWLTVVTARGEAEARALITRRLRPLEVEGETIHQVGFPWHFGYEGLVQGSSANDLVALVAEPNVSIPEFKALTCNIRRGRARS encoded by the coding sequence ATGACACGCAGACTGTTGGGCCGGGTTCGCGAGGCGGTCCAGCGCTGGCCGGTAGCCCGACAGTTGAGAGGTGCGGACGGCGATGCCGCCGTGAGCGACCGGACGCGCGGACTCCATTCGCGTCTCCAGGGGACCACGGCGGTGACCAGCATCTGCCCCTATTGTGCCGTGGGCTGCAGTACCCTGGTGCACGTGCGGGAGGGCCAGGTGGTGGACATCGAGGGAAACCCGGCCAGCCCCATCAACCACGGCGCGCTCTGTCCCAAGGGCGCGGGCACCTTCCAGTACACCGTCAATCCCAACCGGCTGACCAGGGTGCTCTATCGGCGGCCTTACGGTACCGAGTGGGAGTCGGTGGACCTCGACTGGGCCATGGAGCGGATCGAGCAGCGGTTCCGCGAGAGCCGGGAACGCACCTGGCGCGATCAGGACGAGAAGGGGCAGCCGCTGCGGCACACCGCCGGGGTCGCCTTCCTCGGCGGGGCGGCGCTGGACAACGAGGAGAACTACCTCATCAAGAAGCTGTGCGTCGGCACCGGAGTGGTAGCGGTCGAGAACCAGGCTCGAATATGACACTCCTCCACAGTCCCCGGTCTGGGGACACCGTTGGGGCGCGGCGGCGCCAGCACGTTTCTCCGGGACCTCGAGAATAGCGACTGCCTGCTGATCATGGGCTCGAACTTCGCCGAGTGTCATCCGGTGGGGTTCCGCTTCGTGATGCTGGCGCGGGAGAAGGGCGCCGAGGTGATCCACGTCGATCCGCGCTTCAGCCGGACGTCGGCCTGTGCCACCAAGTACGTCCAGATCCGCGCGGGCAGCGATATCGCCTTCCTCGGCGGGCTGATACGCTACATCCTGGCCAGCGAGCCGTGGAACACCGATCCCTTCTTCAAGCAGTACGTGCGCCACTACACCAACGCGGCGACGCTCATCGAGAGCGAGTTCCAGGACGTCGAGGAGCTGGGCGGGATGTTCTCGGGCTGGCAGAAGGACCACTACTGCCCGGATACCTGGCAGTACAAGGGTCTCCAGCGGGTGATCAATCTCGCCGACCAACAGGAGGAGGTGTGCCGGATGAAGACCACCCAATCGTGGGGTCTCCATGCCGGCCGAACCATCGGCGACCCACCGCCGCAAGACGAGACGCTGGAGCACCCGCGCTGCGTGCTGCAGCTGCTCAAGCGGCACTTCGAGCGGTACACCCCGGAGATGGTGGCCCGCGTCTGCGGCTGCCCGCCGGAGCAGGTGGCGGCCACGGCGGAGGCGCTGCTGCGGAACTCTGGCCGGGAGCGGACCTCGGCGGTGGCGTATGCGTTGGGCTGGACCCAGCATACCAACGGACCCCAGATCATCGCGTGCTCAGCTATCCTCCAGCTCCTGCTGGGCAACATCGGGCGGCCGGGAGGCGGGATTCAGCCGCTCCGGGGGCACGCCACCATCCAGGGGTCGACGGACATCCCCACACTGTACGACCTGCTGCCCGGCTACCTGCACATGCCCACTCACCTTGGCATCGATGCCGACCTGGACAGCTATGTCTGGAACGAGGGCGGAGCCACCGGACTCTGGGCATACGTTCGCGAATACATGGTCTCGCTGCTCAAGGCTTATTTCGGAGACGCGGCGACACCGGAGAACGAATTCGGATACCAGTTCCTGCCCCGGATCGACCGTGACTGCTCCCACCTCCCGATGTTCGTCGACATGCACGGCGGAGGTATCGAGGGGCTCTTCCTCATGGGACAGAACCCGGCGGTCGGCGGCCCCAACGCGAGCTTCCACCGAGCCGCCATGGGCAAGCTCAAGTGGCTGGTGGTGCGCGACCTCTTCCTGATGGAGAGCGCCACCTTCTGGCGCGATTCACCGGAAGCTCGCGCGGGGGAAACGCGGCCAGAGGATATCGGCACGGAGGTGTTCGTGCTGCCGGCGGCGAGCGTGGTGGAAAAGGATGGGAGCTTCACCAACACCCACCGCTTGGTCCAGTGGCACGACAAGGCCGTCGAGGCCCCCGGCGATGCCCGGTCCGATGCGTGGTTCATTCACCACCTGGCACTCCGGCTCAAGCGGTCGTACGCCGGCTCGACCGAGCCGAAGGACCGGCCCGTCCAGGCGCTCACGTGGGACTACCCGACGGAGGGGCCGCACCAGGAGCCGATCATCGAGTATGTCCTGCGGGAGATCAACGGCTACACCTGGGCGCCGACCTGGGAGGGCAGGCGCCAGCTCACGTCCAGGGTCGATCTCAAGAGCGACGGCTCTACCGCCTGCGGCTGCTGGATCTACCTCGGCGTCTGTACCGACAGCAACCGAGCCCGCGCGCGGGAAGCGGACGACTACGTCTCGCCGGGATGGGGGTTCGCCTGGCCGGGCAACGTTCGCCTGCTCTACAACCGGGCGTCGGCCGATCCGGAGGGCCGGCCCTGGTCGGAGCGGAAGAAATACCTCTGGTGGGACCCGGCCAAGAACGAGTGGACTGGGAGCGACATGCCGGACTTCGATCCCAATAAGCCGCCGGGCGACCGGGGCGACCTGCCGGCCGGCGGCCTGGCGGCGCTTCCGGGCGACGCTCCGTTCCTGATGAAGCCGGATGGCCGGGCCTGGCTCTTCTTCCCCAACGGCATGAAGGACGGGCCGCTGCCGACCCACTACGAGCCATGGGAGACGCCGGTCGAGAACGCGCTCTATCCCCGGCAGCGGCAGAACCCGCAGACCAAGCACTGGGACATCCCGGGCAACCGCTACCACAAGGTCGGGGACCCGGCGTTTCCCTACGTGCTCACCACCTACCGGCTGACGGAGCATCACACGGCCGGGACCATGACCCGGTTCAACAGTTGGCTCGCCGAGCTGCAGCCGGAGGCATTCGTGGAGCTGAGCCCCGAGCTCGCGACGGAGCATGGGATCACCCAGGGTGACTGGCTCACGGTGGTCACCGCGCGTGGAGAGGCGGAAGCCCGGGCACTGATC